The genomic region GTTAATACCtgaaaaaaaacacttacactgaatgcaataaataaaattattgccaGAATTGtttcacaattcttttatAGGTAGCTTACTTACATGTAAAATGGAGTCGATAAGCGACTAGTATTTGAACAGAAAGTTTAGTTggtaaatcacaaaaatgttatgcttattgtttttgttgtttacTTTGCAACTGATACAAGCAGATTCTAAGGCGGATAGTGAATCAATGGAATTTGGTAATTGATggttacaattatttttacatattgacACTACTAtctgattaaattatttagttaacACGAAGGATTTCtccttaaataattattagtcATAGTTTTCACAGGtttaagattaattttatctcATTTTATTGAAGATGTCaaacatcaaatatttttttaacgctTGCCCTCTTTCCTACTAGTTTAACTTTTAGGAAACCCAAATAATATCTGGCATCTTTTTACCAAGAACCATACGTATTAAACAAGTATTGTGCTTGGTATAAGACATCACTAAAACTAAGCGAAAATatccatatatttttaaaccacCTTTACCTTACTCTATTAACGCTATCGATTCTCAATTCAATCCCTATACGTTCGGATGAAAGAGAAACTAATTTTAAGGCCTTAACATTAACGTGCGTGAAGACGCCGATGAAGACCAGTCACAAGATGGCCGCCGGCGACACCACGGGAAGAATCCGCTTCGAATTCGGAACGACTACGCTCTTCGTCTGGATCAGAAGCCAAATCTCCGTATAAGAGGAGGAAACACAACAGATACTCTGAACTATCCTTATATGGCTGCTATAATCATTAATGGCAGAATGTGGTGCGCTGGAGCTATCGTTGATGAGAACTGGGTGATTACTGCTGCCCATTGTTTAAATTAGTAAGTCTGAATgtattgagtttttttttttcgttatcATTGGATACAGGGTATATTTACATGAAAAAGTATATTGCTATCGTTGTCAAAACGCTACTGTACAAGAAATAGCGGAGTGGGCAGAGCTAATTACCCACACTGCAGCtataattaacaattaaaCATCTTTTGAATCTAATAATACTTCTTAGAAAAGATATATGGCCGGTTgcctaattaattttttaacacaaaCCTAAAAATGGGACAATATCCGCAATGGCATAAAGCCAGCTTTAAGAAACTTGAGAATTTATGAAGACAATGTACGGATCAGACTCGTCTGATTGAAGTCTCGACTGCTATGGTTAATTCACCTTCAAGCAACTCTACAGGCCTAAATTTTATCACCACTATTATTAGTAAGTAAAATAGGTCCCTAATCAAAGGTATTTTTTCAGTGTCCTACACGTCTCGCCTATCAAATCCTTAGGAAAATACATCAAAATCAGAGTAGGAAGCTCCAAACCTCACGAAGGAGGTCAACTAGTAGACGTGGTAGGAGCCGTGAGGCATCCCAAATTCGAAGAGGAGCCAGTGCCTCATGCCGACGTGGCATTGCTGAAACTAGCAGAGAATCtggaatttaataaatacgtTCACCTTATTAAGATTTACGATGGAATAAAGGAACCGTTCGCTCAAAGTTTTATCGTCGTGTCTGGCTGGGGTGCTCTTAGAGTTAGTTGATATttttagtatagatttgttcTATTGATGAATACTGATCTAAcatacttatttctttttgcttCTGATTTTGGAAATCTTATTTATCAATAAGCTTTCTTCACAACTCATCCTTGTAGACCAACTTACTTAGGGAACCTTTTTTGACGAACCATGTCGCTGATAACTAACTTCTTTGAATAAATGTAAGTATCACatataaaccaaaaaaaaaaactaattaaagattaaaaaCGCACAACTACGCCCAACCCGGGCTGCAAAAGCGGCACTAGGTATTCTGACGACCTTATTACTATTGCCAAAACTTTATGTGACCAGGGTAATGAATCATTGTTTATCAATTCGACgcatgttttataaataataataaatatgtacgggacaaattacacagattgagtttgcctcgaagtaagtttgaaacttgtgttacgagatgctaactcaacgatactatattttttaataaatacttgtatagagaaacatccaagacccagaccagtcagagaaagttcgtttctcatcatgccctgaccgggattcgaacccgggatctccggagtcacagacaagcgtattaccgctgcgccacagaggccgtcactaAATTAAAGATAGTAATGTTCTCTGAATTTCTCTGTATCCAGGGCTCCGACACAGCCTTCAGAGACCACACTCCGGACCTCCTCACGGCGCGGCTGAAGGTGCGCACTCAGCACTACTGCATCGATGCGTACCAACTCGTCAACGGCTTCCAGTTCACTGAAGACTTCTTCTGCGCTTCTTTGAGGAACGGCACCAGAGATGTTTGCTTGGTAATCTAAATCTGTAATctatttattaagataaagGATATGCTGACTGATATAGCAACGCACATTCTAAATAAACAGCTGGGTCTAGggatttgaaatttaacatATAGGTTCCATATGTGGTTTAGGGTTGCACTAAGacaggatttcccgaaattacTGGAACAGAAACTACTGGTGTTCAGGCGGAGTCGCGGGCgaattatagttttataagaggtagacagggccaactgTCTCTTTAAGACTCGaaggccaggttcagctg from Amyelois transitella isolate CPQ chromosome 24, ilAmyTran1.1, whole genome shotgun sequence harbors:
- the LOC106135817 gene encoding putative trypsin-6, coding for MLCLLFLLFTLQLIQADSKADSESMEFDADEDQSQDGRRRHHGKNPLRIRNDYALRLDQKPNLRIRGGNTTDTLNYPYMAAIIINGRMWCAGAIVDENWVITAAHCLNYVLHVSPIKSLGKYIKIRVGSSKPHEGGQLVDVVGAVRHPKFEEEPVPHADVALLKLAENLEFNKYVHLIKIYDGIKEPFAQSFIVVSGWGALRGSDTAFRDHTPDLLTARLKVRTQHYCIDAYQLVNGFQFTEDFFCASLRNGTRDVCLFDAGAPAVQQNYLMGIMSFGPERCGHEYQPAVFIKAFYFRDFVKSTIAAYKSTADLLAAMQSVDPGEDVRHQRLQYVAQEMNEVTLPDTKHD